Proteins found in one Arthrobacter pascens genomic segment:
- a CDS encoding acyl-CoA dehydrogenase family protein produces the protein MSEAADVPGVSDGSDPSDVLALDSLLTANELAVRERIRDFTEQRIKPGIARWYEDAVFPLEVVPELGELGVLGMHLEGYGCPGRSAVEYGLAAMELEAGDSGIRTFVSVQGSLAMTAIHKWGSEEQRQEWLPRMAAGELIGCFALTEPTAGSDPSSISTFARRDGPGDDAGWVLDGAKRWIGFASVAGVMVVWARTDDGVRGFLVPAGTPGVRATPIAQKLSMRASIQCDVVFDAVRLGPEALLPGARGLRGPFTCLNEARYGIAWGAMGAARDSYQAALNYSQDRLQFGKPLAGYQLTQEKLVNMLLEIQKGTMLAIHLGRLKGARKLQPEQISLGKLNNVREAIAIAREARSILGGNGITLDYSPLRHAANLESVRTYEGTDEVHTLVLGKHITGIGAFR, from the coding sequence ATGAGCGAGGCTGCCGATGTGCCCGGGGTTTCCGACGGATCGGATCCCTCCGACGTCCTGGCCCTGGATTCCCTGCTGACCGCCAACGAGCTTGCGGTACGGGAGCGGATCCGCGATTTCACGGAACAGCGGATCAAACCGGGGATCGCACGCTGGTATGAGGACGCCGTCTTTCCCCTGGAGGTTGTTCCGGAGCTGGGCGAGCTCGGCGTACTGGGGATGCATCTGGAGGGTTACGGCTGTCCCGGCCGCTCCGCCGTCGAATACGGCCTGGCGGCGATGGAACTGGAGGCCGGAGACTCCGGGATCAGGACGTTTGTCTCGGTGCAGGGCTCCCTCGCCATGACCGCCATCCACAAGTGGGGATCTGAGGAGCAGAGGCAGGAGTGGCTTCCCCGGATGGCAGCCGGCGAGCTGATCGGCTGCTTCGCCCTGACCGAACCCACTGCGGGCTCGGATCCGTCCTCCATAAGCACCTTTGCCCGCAGGGACGGGCCCGGAGACGACGCCGGCTGGGTGCTGGATGGTGCCAAACGCTGGATCGGGTTCGCCTCCGTGGCCGGTGTCATGGTGGTGTGGGCCAGGACCGATGATGGCGTCCGCGGTTTCCTGGTGCCGGCCGGAACCCCGGGTGTCAGGGCCACGCCCATCGCTCAGAAGCTGTCGATGCGTGCCTCCATCCAGTGCGATGTGGTGTTCGACGCCGTCCGGCTGGGACCGGAGGCCCTTCTCCCGGGCGCCCGCGGCCTGCGTGGCCCGTTTACCTGCCTGAACGAGGCGCGCTATGGCATTGCCTGGGGTGCGATGGGGGCCGCGCGCGATTCGTACCAGGCAGCCCTGAACTACTCACAGGACCGGCTCCAGTTCGGCAAACCGCTGGCCGGTTACCAGCTGACGCAGGAGAAGCTGGTCAACATGCTCCTGGAGATCCAGAAGGGCACCATGCTGGCCATCCACCTGGGACGCCTGAAGGGCGCCCGAAAACTGCAGCCGGAGCAGATCTCACTGGGCAAGCTGAACAACGTGCGCGAGGCCATCGCCATCGCGCGGGAAGCCCGTTCCATCCTGGGCGGGAACGGCATCACGCTGGACTATTCGCCGCTGCGGCATGCCGCCAACCTGGAATCGGTGCGCACGTATGAGGGCACCGATGAGGTCCATACCCTGGTGCTGGGCAAGCACATCACCGGCATCGGCGCGTTCCGCTAA